A part of Paraliobacillus zengyii genomic DNA contains:
- a CDS encoding amino acid ABC transporter permease, which produces MFPLSNTLFTITADLEGWELFLNSLLPMILGAIKYTIPLTLISFSIGLILALLTAIMRLSKSFIVRKPAVIYVSAIRGTPLLVQLFIIFYGLPSLNLTIDPYPSAIIAFSLNVGAYASEIIRASILSISKGQWEAGYTIGMTQNTVLKRIILPQATRVSVPPLSNTFISLVKDTSLASLILVTELFRRAQEIAAVTYDFMLIYIEAAILYWVICFLLSLVQQAIEKRLERYTAT; this is translated from the coding sequence ATGTTTCCTCTCAGTAATACATTGTTTACTATCACTGCAGATCTAGAAGGATGGGAGTTATTTCTAAACTCCCTTCTTCCTATGATTTTAGGTGCAATTAAATATACAATACCGCTTACGCTTATCTCGTTTTCAATAGGGTTGATATTAGCATTACTAACAGCAATTATGCGTCTATCTAAGTCATTTATTGTACGCAAACCAGCAGTTATATATGTTTCTGCAATCAGAGGAACGCCTTTACTTGTGCAATTATTTATAATCTTTTATGGGTTACCGAGTTTGAACTTAACAATTGATCCATATCCAAGTGCAATTATTGCATTTAGTTTAAACGTAGGTGCTTATGCATCAGAAATTATTCGTGCTTCTATTTTATCTATTTCAAAAGGGCAATGGGAAGCAGGTTACACCATAGGTATGACACAAAACACTGTGTTGAAACGGATTATTCTACCGCAAGCAACAAGGGTTTCCGTTCCTCCATTATCAAATACCTTTATTAGTTTAGTAAAAGATACATCACTTGCTTCACTAATACTTGTTACGGAACTTTTTCGAAGAGCGCAAGAAATCGCCGCAGTGACATATGATTTTATGTTGATCTATATTGAAGCTGCTATTCTTTATTGGGTAATTTGTTTTCTTTTATCCCTAGTTCAACAAGCAATAGAGAAACGTCTCGAACGTTATACAGCAACATAA
- a CDS encoding amino acid ABC transporter substrate-binding protein — protein MRKLVTGIVIMSFILVLAACGTNEEDTSDTDNTSTSDESASLYDEVMDKGVLTVGTEGTYAPFTFHDNDGELTGYDVEVIREVAERMGVEVEFMETQWDSMFAGLNSERFDLIANQVGINEDRLESYDFSNPYTYSSAVVVAPTDSEDINSFEDLEGLSSAQSLTSNFGEIAKENGAEIVSVEGLAQSIELLKTGRADVTVNDKLAVLDYLNQEGDESVQIVAEEDNVSETAFALNQGNEELVEAINEQLEAMREDGTLAEISESWFGEDVSSQ, from the coding sequence ATGAGGAAATTAGTAACAGGAATAGTTATAATGAGTTTTATACTAGTATTAGCAGCATGTGGCACAAATGAAGAAGACACGTCAGATACTGATAATACTTCTACATCAGATGAGTCAGCAAGTCTATATGATGAAGTAATGGACAAGGGTGTTCTTACAGTAGGAACAGAGGGCACATACGCACCATTTACTTTTCATGATAACGATGGTGAATTAACGGGCTACGACGTTGAAGTCATTAGAGAAGTAGCTGAAAGAATGGGTGTTGAAGTAGAGTTCATGGAAACACAATGGGATTCTATGTTTGCTGGTTTGAATTCAGAACGTTTTGATTTAATTGCTAACCAAGTTGGTATTAATGAGGATCGCTTAGAGAGTTATGATTTTTCAAATCCTTATACGTATTCATCAGCTGTTGTTGTTGCACCAACAGATTCGGAGGATATAAATTCTTTTGAAGATTTAGAAGGATTAAGTTCAGCACAGTCGCTAACAAGTAACTTCGGTGAGATAGCTAAAGAAAATGGTGCTGAGATTGTAAGTGTGGAAGGTCTCGCACAATCAATTGAGTTATTGAAGACAGGACGTGCGGATGTTACAGTCAATGATAAACTTGCTGTTCTTGATTATTTAAATCAAGAAGGCGATGAAAGTGTTCAAATTGTTGCGGAAGAAGATAATGTTTCTGAAACGGCATTTGCGTTAAACCAAGGTAATGAGGAATTAGTTGAAGCGATTAATGAGCAATTAGAAGCGATGAGAGAAGACGGTACTTTAGCGGAGATTTCTGAAAGCTGGTTTGGTGAAGATGTTTCCTCTCAGTAA
- a CDS encoding LLM class flavin-dependent oxidoreductase, with the protein MRLSVLDQVPISQDSSPEEALDNTVKLAKMTENLGYTRYWVAEHHNTNGLASSSPEILMTRLAGATSSIRIGSGGVLLPQYAPLKVAENFRMLEAMYPNRIDLGLGRSPGGSNETRLALTDHIKKSMSSFPRQLEELYGFLHDDLPKNHPFHTVKASPRTKTNPPIWVLGLSERGATNAANIGAGFTYGHFINPTKGKETIATYKEKFKPNKNFDEPHVAVCIFVICSQTKEKAEELALSQDLWLLRVEKGIGTRVPSVEEAKKKVYTESEQMIIDKNRKRCIIGTPETVKKQLEDIQVSYGCNEFMIITNIYSFEEKVNSYRLLAKTLLN; encoded by the coding sequence ATGCGATTAAGTGTGTTAGATCAAGTACCAATTTCACAAGACTCATCACCAGAAGAAGCATTAGATAATACAGTTAAGTTAGCAAAAATGACCGAAAATTTAGGCTATACACGATATTGGGTAGCTGAACACCATAACACAAACGGATTAGCAAGCTCTTCACCTGAAATATTGATGACACGTCTTGCTGGTGCGACTAGTTCTATTCGTATTGGTTCTGGTGGCGTTTTATTACCACAATATGCACCATTGAAAGTGGCGGAAAACTTTCGAATGTTAGAAGCTATGTATCCAAATAGAATTGATTTAGGTTTAGGCCGTTCACCAGGAGGTTCAAATGAAACACGATTAGCATTAACCGATCATATTAAAAAAAGTATGAGTTCATTTCCACGTCAATTAGAAGAGTTATACGGTTTTTTGCACGATGATTTACCTAAGAATCATCCATTTCACACTGTTAAAGCAAGTCCAAGAACGAAGACAAATCCGCCAATTTGGGTTCTAGGTTTATCTGAACGAGGAGCAACTAATGCTGCAAACATTGGTGCAGGGTTTACATATGGTCATTTCATTAATCCAACTAAAGGAAAAGAAACGATTGCAACTTATAAAGAAAAATTTAAACCGAATAAAAACTTTGATGAACCACATGTGGCTGTCTGTATCTTTGTGATTTGTTCACAGACAAAGGAAAAGGCAGAAGAGCTTGCCTTATCGCAAGATCTTTGGCTGTTGCGAGTAGAAAAAGGAATTGGAACGCGTGTGCCGTCAGTAGAAGAAGCAAAGAAAAAAGTTTATACAGAATCAGAACAAATGATAATTGATAAAAATAGAAAGAGATGTATCATTGGGACCCCTGAAACAGTTAAGAAACAATTAGAAGATATCCAAGTAAGTTATGGCTGCAATGAATTTATGATTATAACAAATATCTACTCATTTGAAGAAAAGGTGAATTCTTATCGGTTATTAGCCAAAACATTACTTAATTAA
- the hisF gene encoding imidazole glycerol phosphate synthase subunit HisF: MIVKRIIPCLDVKEGKVVKGTNFVSLRELGDPVAMAASYSKAGADEIIFLDISATNEGRDTMVDIVRQTARNVFVPFTVGGGVRTIDDVTRLLKAGADKVGINSAAVNNPNLITTAGARFGAQCIVVAIDAKLFDDGWHVMTHGGSKDSGLDAVEWAKEVEKRGAGEILLTSVDTDGVKNGFDLKLTKAIVDVVRIPVIASGGVGHPDHFPEVFKETDVSAGLAASIFHENTFSIEEVKASCQEKGVHIREA, from the coding sequence ATGATTGTAAAACGCATTATACCCTGTCTAGATGTCAAAGAAGGTAAAGTTGTGAAAGGTACAAATTTTGTATCCTTACGTGAATTAGGAGACCCAGTAGCAATGGCTGCTAGTTATTCCAAAGCGGGCGCTGATGAGATTATATTCCTTGATATTTCAGCAACGAACGAAGGACGTGATACAATGGTTGACATTGTGCGTCAAACAGCGCGAAATGTCTTTGTACCATTTACCGTTGGTGGTGGTGTGAGAACCATTGATGATGTTACCCGTTTATTAAAAGCAGGCGCTGATAAAGTTGGTATCAATTCAGCTGCAGTTAACAATCCTAATCTGATAACAACTGCTGGTGCTCGTTTTGGTGCGCAATGTATTGTCGTAGCAATTGACGCAAAGCTATTTGACGATGGATGGCATGTAATGACACACGGAGGAAGTAAAGATAGTGGTTTGGATGCAGTTGAATGGGCAAAAGAAGTGGAAAAACGTGGCGCTGGTGAAATATTGCTGACAAGTGTTGATACAGATGGTGTGAAGAACGGATTTGATTTGAAGCTGACAAAAGCAATTGTTGATGTTGTTCGTATCCCCGTTATTGCATCAGGTGGCGTTGGTCATCCAGATCATTTCCCAGAAGTATTCAAAGAAACAGATGTGTCGGCAGGTTTAGCTGCATCAATTTTTCATGAAAATACCTTTTCAATAGAAGAAGTGAAAGCTAGTTGTCAAGAAAAAGGAGTGCATATACGTGAAGCCTGA
- a CDS encoding DinB family protein, producing MIDYRIVENEIYTGKIGSLVSMLEHTRAVTIDEVTNLTQKELDYLVDSSSNSIGALLHHIAAIEFVHQVISFEERDLNESEFMKWKTSLELGDKARSEKKNKPVSYYLHELSEVRENTLKQLKSKHDSWLFEEHKWPNDVPYNNYYLWFHVMEDEINHRGQIRSIKRLLLNDK from the coding sequence ATGATTGATTACAGAATAGTTGAAAACGAAATTTATACTGGTAAAATTGGATCACTAGTTTCCATGCTTGAACATACGCGTGCTGTGACAATTGACGAAGTTACGAATCTAACCCAAAAGGAATTAGACTATTTGGTAGATAGTAGTTCGAATTCGATTGGTGCTCTTTTACATCATATTGCTGCGATTGAATTTGTACATCAAGTAATATCATTTGAAGAAAGAGATCTCAATGAAAGCGAATTTATGAAATGGAAGACTTCATTAGAACTTGGGGATAAAGCTAGAAGTGAAAAGAAAAACAAACCCGTTTCGTATTACCTTCATGAATTATCAGAGGTTAGAGAAAACACATTAAAACAGCTAAAATCAAAACATGATAGTTGGCTATTTGAAGAACATAAATGGCCGAATGACGTTCCTTATAATAATTATTATCTTTGGTTTCATGTTATGGAAGACGAAATAAATCATCGTGGTCAAATAAGATCTATTAAAAGATTGCTGTTGAATGATAAGTAG
- the hisA gene encoding 1-(5-phosphoribosyl)-5-[(5-phosphoribosylamino)methylideneamino]imidazole-4-carboxamide isomerase, giving the protein MKILPAIDLIDGKCVRLYQGDFSKTTEVGSDPITQLKTFITNGAEIVHIVDLDGARDGEKARQYQLISELCKLSTIPIQIGGGIRSMEAIEKLIAAGADRLVLGTAAIEDPDFLKAALAKYAEHIVVGIDAKDDKVAIHGWETVSEIDYLTFAKQMEKLGVQTIVFTDISKDGTMTGPNVRALEKLLAHVSCKIVASGGISNNQDIEALAAIGIEEAIVGKAIYQGTVTLKGETSA; this is encoded by the coding sequence ATGAAAATATTACCAGCAATTGATTTAATAGATGGCAAGTGTGTTAGATTATACCAAGGTGACTTCAGTAAAACGACCGAAGTTGGATCTGATCCAATTACACAATTAAAAACGTTTATTACTAACGGTGCTGAGATTGTTCACATTGTTGATTTAGATGGAGCGCGTGATGGAGAAAAAGCGCGTCAATATCAATTAATAAGTGAATTATGTAAATTATCAACGATACCAATTCAAATAGGTGGCGGTATTAGAAGCATGGAAGCAATTGAAAAATTAATTGCTGCGGGAGCAGATCGATTAGTACTTGGTACAGCGGCAATTGAAGATCCGGATTTCTTAAAAGCTGCCTTAGCTAAATATGCTGAACATATCGTTGTTGGAATTGACGCGAAAGATGATAAAGTAGCGATTCATGGCTGGGAAACTGTATCAGAAATCGATTATCTTACATTTGCTAAACAAATGGAAAAGTTAGGTGTCCAAACGATTGTTTTTACTGATATTTCAAAAGATGGCACTATGACAGGACCTAATGTAAGAGCACTAGAAAAGTTACTCGCACATGTTTCCTGTAAGATCGTTGCATCAGGTGGTATAAGTAATAATCAAGACATCGAAGCTTTGGCCGCAATTGGCATAGAAGAAGCAATAGTTGGTAAGGCAATTTATCAAGGTACGGTTACGTTGAAAGGGGAAACGTCCGCATGA
- a CDS encoding copper resistance CopC family protein, whose amino-acid sequence MKVYINFLAVIVLLLIPVQVFAHTHLESSDPATDEVVSSDNPIITLTFDSPVQEPNTISISQNNEEITITEINHSPENVIEATLPTDLEDGEIVLFYSIIGEDGHVIEDSLVFTYEKADDNSSSTDETQSSEEESIEAEEDEVEENNIVEETEQASIEETEITNEQNGWLLPAIAVILIGIAISVFLINRKKK is encoded by the coding sequence TTGAAAGTCTATATTAATTTTTTAGCAGTAATTGTTTTATTATTAATTCCTGTCCAAGTGTTTGCTCACACGCATTTGGAAAGTTCTGATCCAGCTACAGATGAAGTGGTTTCTTCAGACAATCCAATAATTACATTAACATTTGATTCACCAGTCCAAGAACCAAATACAATTTCTATATCACAGAACAATGAAGAGATAACAATTACAGAAATCAATCATTCTCCTGAAAATGTAATAGAAGCAACATTACCTACTGATCTTGAAGACGGTGAGATCGTACTTTTTTATAGTATAATTGGTGAAGATGGGCATGTAATAGAAGATAGTCTTGTATTTACTTATGAAAAAGCAGACGATAATTCTAGTTCTACGGATGAAACACAATCTTCTGAAGAAGAGAGTATCGAGGCAGAAGAAGATGAAGTAGAAGAAAATAACATAGTGGAAGAGACAGAGCAGGCATCTATAGAAGAAACAGAAATTACTAATGAACAAAATGGATGGCTTTTGCCAGCTATTGCAGTAATTCTAATTGGGATTGCAATAAGTGTTTTTCTGATAAATAGGAAGAAAAAATGA
- the hisD gene encoding histidinol dehydrogenase produces MIPIYQPTKFESEFLSKKEENATDEKVYQVAKEVIEEIRANGDDALKKYVEKFDRSVPEQWEVTNEERENAWNKVDQKTIDALTRAAENIRGFHSKQLQSSKFMQVDGDIMSGQLYRAIERVGIYVPGGTACYPSSVLMNAIPAVLAGVEQVIMVTPARDGEEIAPILSVAADIVGVDRIFKIGGIQAIAALTYGTESIPTVDKIVGPGNAYVAAAKSLVYGDVGIDMIAGPSEVAIIADDTANPVYIAADLIAQSEHDINARSFLFTTSKNLLEETNIEVEKQCAVLPRKDIASASLKEKSGLVLVDNLDQAFQLSNRLAPEHLEIQLDNPLEYLGKIKNAGSVFLGHYTPESLGDYYAGPNHVLPTSGTARFSSGLSVDDFIKKTTFLYYSENALKQASEDVMTIAKEEFLDGHARAVEKRLKKN; encoded by the coding sequence ATGATACCTATCTATCAGCCAACCAAATTCGAATCGGAATTTTTATCAAAAAAAGAAGAAAACGCAACAGATGAAAAAGTTTATCAAGTTGCAAAAGAAGTCATTGAAGAAATACGAGCAAATGGTGATGACGCTCTCAAAAAATATGTTGAAAAATTTGATCGTTCCGTACCAGAGCAGTGGGAAGTTACAAACGAGGAACGTGAAAATGCATGGAATAAAGTAGATCAAAAGACAATTGATGCACTTACAAGGGCAGCAGAAAATATTAGGGGCTTTCATTCGAAACAACTTCAATCCTCCAAATTTATGCAAGTAGATGGTGATATAATGTCTGGTCAATTATATCGAGCTATTGAACGAGTTGGTATTTATGTACCAGGTGGAACAGCGTGTTATCCGTCATCTGTACTAATGAATGCTATCCCGGCTGTGTTGGCAGGTGTAGAACAAGTTATCATGGTGACTCCTGCACGTGATGGGGAAGAAATCGCACCAATTTTATCTGTTGCGGCTGATATTGTAGGTGTGGATCGAATCTTTAAAATTGGTGGTATTCAAGCAATTGCTGCTTTGACATACGGAACGGAATCAATACCTACTGTAGATAAAATTGTCGGACCAGGTAATGCTTATGTAGCTGCTGCAAAATCACTCGTATATGGTGATGTAGGGATTGACATGATTGCTGGACCATCAGAGGTTGCGATTATTGCAGATGATACAGCAAATCCAGTTTATATCGCAGCTGATCTTATCGCACAATCAGAACATGATATTAATGCTCGATCATTTTTGTTCACAACGTCTAAAAATTTGTTAGAAGAGACAAACATAGAAGTGGAAAAACAATGTGCCGTTTTACCAAGAAAAGATATCGCATCTGCTTCTTTAAAAGAAAAAAGTGGATTAGTATTAGTTGATAATTTAGATCAAGCATTTCAATTATCGAATCGTTTAGCACCAGAGCATCTAGAAATCCAATTAGATAATCCACTTGAATATTTAGGCAAAATAAAAAATGCAGGTTCTGTATTTTTAGGTCATTATACACCTGAATCCCTTGGTGATTATTATGCTGGTCCAAATCATGTGCTTCCAACTTCAGGGACTGCAAGGTTCTCTTCTGGCTTATCTGTTGATGATTTTATCAAGAAAACAACATTCCTCTACTATTCAGAAAACGCATTAAAACAAGCATCAGAAGACGTGATGACGATTGCCAAAGAAGAATTTCTTGATGGTCATGCGAGAGCAGTTGAAAAAAGATTAAAGAAAAACTAG
- the hisB gene encoding imidazoleglycerol-phosphate dehydratase HisB: MRTASKQRKTNETVIEVACNLDNSQEVTISTGVGFFDHMLELFARHGRIGLTVKANGDLHIDSHHTVEDVGIVLGQVIKEALGDKKQINRYGTAYVPMDETLGFVSLDISGRPFLVLDATFENQKLGNFDTELVREFLQAFAFQAGITLHARILYGINTHHKVEALFKALGRALAEAIRINPEILGVNSTKGLIE, from the coding sequence ATGCGAACAGCTAGTAAACAACGAAAAACAAATGAAACAGTAATTGAAGTAGCTTGTAATTTAGATAATAGTCAAGAAGTAACTATATCTACTGGTGTTGGTTTCTTTGATCATATGCTAGAATTATTTGCCCGTCACGGTCGAATTGGACTTACTGTTAAAGCAAACGGTGATTTACATATTGACAGTCATCATACTGTTGAAGATGTCGGTATTGTACTAGGACAAGTGATTAAAGAGGCTTTAGGCGATAAGAAACAAATTAATCGATATGGTACAGCCTATGTGCCAATGGATGAAACACTCGGTTTTGTTTCGCTTGATATAAGTGGTAGGCCTTTTCTAGTCTTAGATGCGACATTTGAAAATCAAAAGCTAGGTAATTTTGATACGGAATTGGTGAGAGAATTCCTTCAAGCATTTGCATTTCAAGCAGGCATTACACTTCATGCGCGTATTTTATATGGGATAAATACGCATCACAAAGTAGAAGCACTATTTAAAGCACTCGGTAGAGCTTTAGCAGAAGCAATTCGAATTAATCCAGAAATCCTTGGCGTTAATTCTACAAAGGGGCTAATAGAATGA
- a CDS encoding DUF4440 domain-containing protein: MTNNLKVQLKALEESHLSLDVRKDVKKLDEILANDFIEIGSSGYMLDKAECLKNGVVLAEMSLYNYQVHSLAPDVVLATYLIQDNTRNRNTLRSSIWKYIDGRWQLYFHQGTITDQKTSDQE; encoded by the coding sequence ATGACTAATAACTTAAAAGTGCAATTAAAAGCATTAGAGGAAAGTCATTTAAGTCTTGACGTTCGAAAAGATGTTAAAAAGCTAGATGAAATATTAGCTAATGATTTTATCGAAATAGGAAGTTCTGGTTATATGTTGGATAAAGCAGAATGCCTTAAAAATGGCGTCGTATTAGCAGAAATGTCCCTATATAATTATCAAGTTCATAGTTTAGCACCTGACGTTGTCCTAGCTACTTATTTAATACAAGATAATACAAGAAACCGAAATACACTTCGAAGTTCGATATGGAAGTATATAGATGGTAGATGGCAATTATATTTTCATCAAGGAACGATTACGGATCAAAAAACCTCAGATCAAGAATAA
- a CDS encoding amino acid ABC transporter ATP-binding protein: protein MLLSVKGLAKAFGELEVLKDIDVEINKGKVISIMGPSGSGKTTMLRCLNGLEQPNSGIFTFDDGFTLNFKDKISNQDALKLRRKSGMVFQSYNLFPHKTALENVTEGPIIVQKRNKKEVKEMAEGLLEKVGLKEKMHLYPHQLSGGQQQRVGIARALAIEPDLMLFDEPTSALDPELIGEVLTVIRELANENWTMVIVTHEVQFAEQVSDEVIFMDDGYIVEQGPPKEVLRAPKEKRTQQFLNRILNPSQ from the coding sequence ATGTTATTATCGGTTAAAGGTTTAGCTAAAGCGTTTGGTGAACTGGAAGTCTTGAAGGATATTGATGTAGAGATTAACAAGGGGAAGGTTATATCCATAATGGGTCCTTCTGGATCAGGAAAGACAACGATGTTACGTTGTCTAAATGGATTAGAACAACCCAATAGTGGTATCTTCACCTTTGATGATGGATTCACTCTTAATTTTAAGGATAAAATCAGCAACCAAGATGCATTGAAATTAAGACGTAAGTCCGGAATGGTATTCCAATCTTATAATCTTTTTCCACATAAAACAGCATTAGAAAATGTAACTGAGGGACCAATCATTGTTCAGAAGCGAAATAAGAAAGAAGTTAAGGAAATGGCAGAGGGTCTTTTAGAGAAGGTTGGTTTAAAGGAAAAGATGCACCTTTATCCACATCAACTTTCCGGTGGTCAACAACAACGTGTTGGCATAGCAAGAGCACTAGCAATTGAACCAGACTTAATGTTGTTTGATGAACCGACATCTGCACTAGACCCAGAATTAATTGGAGAAGTATTAACGGTTATTCGGGAGCTTGCAAATGAAAATTGGACAATGGTTATTGTAACACATGAAGTACAATTTGCTGAACAAGTTTCGGATGAAGTAATATTTATGGATGATGGCTATATTGTCGAACAAGGACCACCAAAAGAAGTTTTAAGAGCGCCAAAAGAAAAACGCACACAACAATTTTTAAACCGAATACTTAATCCTTCACAATAA
- the hisH gene encoding imidazole glycerol phosphate synthase subunit HisH, producing MIAIVDYGMGNIASVKTALHNLGYDVIVTDNPTELAKSSHIILPGVGSFQAAVEEIEKRNLKEILQTLAENKPFLGICLGMQLLFTEGLEGGNTKGLDLIPGTIERIDTPYLLPHIGWNALDIINDQPNFQSFQDQHVYFVHSFAAKTDKQYIVATAEYGPDVTAIVKSGLTYGIQFHPEKSGEVGVAILKAFLQEVSQ from the coding sequence ATGATAGCTATAGTAGATTATGGGATGGGTAATATCGCGAGTGTTAAAACAGCATTGCACAATCTTGGTTATGATGTGATCGTTACGGATAATCCTACAGAGTTAGCTAAAAGTTCGCATATTATCCTACCTGGTGTTGGCTCCTTTCAAGCTGCTGTAGAAGAAATAGAGAAACGTAATCTAAAAGAAATACTGCAAACATTAGCAGAAAATAAGCCATTTCTTGGTATTTGTTTAGGTATGCAACTGTTATTTACAGAGGGATTAGAAGGCGGAAATACAAAGGGATTAGATTTAATTCCAGGTACAATAGAAAGAATAGACACGCCATACCTTTTACCTCATATCGGTTGGAACGCATTAGACATAATAAATGATCAACCTAATTTTCAATCTTTTCAAGATCAGCATGTTTACTTTGTTCATAGCTTTGCAGCAAAAACAGACAAACAATATATTGTTGCAACAGCAGAATATGGTCCAGATGTGACAGCAATTGTTAAGAGCGGTCTTACTTATGGGATTCAATTTCATCCAGAAAAAAGTGGAGAAGTTGGCGTGGCAATTTTAAAAGCATTTTTACAGGAGGTATCCCAATGA
- the hisIE gene encoding bifunctional phosphoribosyl-AMP cyclohydrolase/phosphoribosyl-ATP diphosphatase HisIE produces the protein MKPDFSKGLIPAVITDNQTKDVLMLAFMNEESYQKTLETKETWFYSRSRQSLWHKGATSGNTQTVISIKLDCDQDTLLIDVVPNGPACHTGERTCFFNSIFEAEKTNKKLVEPSIIDKVMAEVEERKETRVANSYTNYLFDKGIDKIAKKVIEEAGEVVIAAKNSDKEEIILEVSDLLYHTFVLMSDQSVSLDEVKEELENRFFKKGNNKGDRPEIEKW, from the coding sequence GTGAAGCCTGACTTCTCTAAAGGATTAATTCCAGCTGTTATTACAGATAATCAAACAAAAGATGTGTTAATGCTCGCATTTATGAATGAAGAATCGTATCAAAAAACTTTGGAAACGAAAGAAACGTGGTTTTACTCTCGATCAAGACAATCATTATGGCACAAAGGGGCAACCTCTGGTAATACACAAACTGTTATTTCTATTAAACTTGATTGTGATCAAGACACACTCTTAATAGATGTTGTGCCAAATGGTCCAGCATGTCACACGGGGGAACGGACTTGTTTCTTTAACTCTATCTTTGAAGCTGAAAAAACAAATAAAAAACTAGTAGAGCCGTCTATTATTGATAAAGTAATGGCCGAAGTAGAAGAACGGAAAGAAACTCGCGTTGCTAACTCATACACGAACTATTTATTTGATAAAGGTATTGATAAAATAGCTAAAAAAGTAATTGAAGAAGCAGGAGAAGTGGTAATTGCAGCAAAAAATAGTGATAAAGAAGAAATTATTTTAGAAGTTAGTGATTTGTTGTACCACACCTTTGTTTTAATGAGTGATCAATCTGTTTCATTGGATGAAGTTAAAGAAGAATTAGAAAACCGTTTTTTCAAAAAAGGCAATAATAAAGGAGATCGTCCCGAAATTGAGAAGTGGTAA